Proteins encoded together in one Planctomyces sp. SH-PL14 window:
- a CDS encoding succinylglutamate desuccinylase/aspartoacylase family protein, producing MNRVVARPNQLDLDSPGRRDYWLALEHDSIWGDHLIPLTVWVGPEAKPGEGLVSFGSNHGNEYEGPVVLKHLLREIKTEDVLGRIIFIPVLNPSAFRAGTRESTPDDKVNLNRAFVEGAGVQPALSGITHRIAAFVRQHIWPRVHVVIDLHSGGNVARFSICANYHPVDDPVLAKKIEETARWFGTPSLMVYQNVTPGLLPSEAERLGKITVGTELGWGSAVNAEGVRYGRHGVRAALINNGLMKGSIEPIAYHAEGNQRKLEMVDRDCFTVAPFDGHYECVLECGTRVKKGDIVGYLHDFDHIDMDPWPARAGVDGVVLAQAWVAPIPRGQHCVVVGREIP from the coding sequence ATGAACCGCGTTGTCGCCCGTCCGAATCAGCTCGACCTCGATTCCCCCGGCCGCCGGGACTACTGGCTCGCCCTGGAGCATGACAGCATCTGGGGGGACCACCTGATCCCGCTCACCGTGTGGGTCGGACCGGAGGCGAAGCCCGGCGAGGGACTCGTCTCGTTCGGCTCGAATCACGGCAACGAGTACGAAGGGCCGGTCGTCCTCAAGCACCTGCTGCGAGAGATCAAGACCGAGGATGTCCTGGGGCGGATCATCTTCATCCCGGTCCTCAATCCCTCGGCCTTCCGGGCCGGGACCCGCGAGAGCACGCCGGACGACAAGGTGAACCTGAACCGGGCCTTCGTCGAAGGGGCCGGGGTGCAGCCCGCCCTGTCGGGGATCACGCACCGGATCGCGGCCTTCGTCCGGCAACACATCTGGCCGCGAGTGCACGTCGTGATCGACCTGCATTCCGGGGGGAACGTGGCGCGATTCTCGATCTGCGCAAACTACCACCCCGTCGACGATCCGGTCCTGGCGAAGAAGATCGAGGAGACCGCCCGCTGGTTCGGAACGCCGTCGCTGATGGTCTACCAGAACGTCACGCCGGGGCTCCTGCCGAGCGAGGCGGAGCGGCTGGGGAAGATCACGGTCGGGACGGAGCTCGGCTGGGGCTCCGCGGTGAACGCCGAAGGGGTCCGTTACGGCCGCCACGGCGTCCGGGCCGCGCTGATCAATAACGGACTCATGAAGGGCTCGATCGAGCCGATCGCCTACCACGCCGAGGGGAATCAGCGAAAACTCGAAATGGTCGACCGGGACTGCTTCACCGTGGCCCCCTTCGACGGCCACTATGAGTGCGTCCTCGAATGCGGCACGCGGGTCAAGAAGGGAGACATCGTCGGCTACCTTCACGACTTCGACCACATCGACATGGATCCCTGGCCCGCCCGCGCCGGCGTCGACGGCGTCGTCCTGGCCCAGGCCTGGGTTGCCCCCATCCCTCGCGGCCAGCACTGCGTCGTTGTTGGACGCGAGATTCCGTAG
- a CDS encoding mandelate racemase/muconate lactonizing enzyme family protein, with protein sequence MKITQITCQILRIKNVEAKTASSQDSVLIRVKTDTGLEGIGEADSSPEMVKAVIDAPFSHNVATGLRQLLIGENPLDTERLWQKMYRRTMYAGRRSVTITAMAAIDMALWDIKGKHFGEPIHRLLGGKQHDRILAYASILFGKNGDETAKIGSRWREAGYRAVKFGWEPMGQSEAVDRDLVVGARKGVGDDGIVLVDAGCVWDARTALERAKAFEQQKIGWLEEALHPDDYEGYRWLRDRSPVPIAAGEEECGRQSFRPLIDGRCLDVYQVDLSRNGFTDSAYIRARVEEIGARLCNHCYTSPVTVAASLHWLSTCRDAFLFEDCVEDSPLRHELTHEKVQAEDGWITIPDRPGLGVTLNEDFIKSTLISEST encoded by the coding sequence GTGAAAATCACCCAAATCACCTGTCAGATCCTTCGCATCAAGAACGTCGAGGCGAAGACCGCCAGCAGTCAGGACTCGGTCCTGATCCGCGTCAAAACCGATACCGGCCTCGAAGGGATCGGCGAAGCGGACTCGTCGCCCGAGATGGTCAAGGCGGTCATCGACGCTCCGTTCAGCCACAACGTGGCGACGGGCCTCCGGCAGCTCCTGATCGGCGAAAACCCGCTCGATACGGAGCGGCTGTGGCAGAAGATGTACCGCCGGACGATGTACGCCGGCCGCCGCTCGGTGACGATCACGGCGATGGCCGCGATCGACATGGCGCTGTGGGACATCAAGGGAAAGCACTTCGGCGAGCCGATCCACCGGCTGCTCGGCGGCAAGCAGCACGACCGGATCCTGGCCTACGCCTCGATCCTGTTCGGGAAGAACGGCGACGAGACGGCGAAGATCGGCTCCCGCTGGCGGGAGGCGGGCTACCGCGCGGTCAAGTTCGGCTGGGAACCGATGGGCCAGAGCGAGGCGGTCGACCGGGACCTCGTGGTCGGCGCCCGCAAGGGGGTCGGGGACGACGGGATCGTCCTCGTCGACGCCGGCTGCGTGTGGGACGCCCGGACGGCCCTCGAGCGAGCCAAGGCGTTTGAGCAGCAGAAGATCGGCTGGCTCGAGGAAGCGCTCCATCCGGACGACTACGAAGGCTACCGCTGGCTCCGCGATCGCTCCCCGGTCCCGATCGCGGCGGGCGAAGAGGAATGCGGCCGGCAGTCGTTCCGGCCGCTGATCGACGGCCGGTGTCTCGACGTCTATCAGGTCGACCTCTCCCGCAACGGCTTCACCGACTCGGCCTACATCCGGGCCCGCGTCGAGGAGATCGGGGCGCGGCTGTGCAATCACTGCTACACGAGCCCCGTGACGGTCGCCGCGAGCCTGCACTGGCTCAGCACCTGCCGCGACGCCTTCCTGTTCGAAGACTGCGTCGAGGACTCGCCGCTCCGGCATGAGCTGACGCACGAGAAGGTCCAGGCGGAAGACGGCTGGATCACGATTCCCGACCGTCCGGGCCTGGGGGTCACGCTCAACGAGGACTTCATCAAGTCGACACTCATCAGCGAATCGACGTAA
- a CDS encoding HNH endonuclease signature motif containing protein, with product MSATLAEIQIDRHDGVLDRLTQKSMAAEGGCRLWLGAQRGTGYGAMKISGRVMAVHQVAYVLAHGAIPRGRVVRHLCGCSLCINPDHLALGTDRDNALDAVAHGTAPGLRRGGRIDVRVRQAVLVLSDAEFSTHEIHRLLDVRLSTVKDIVRGRKS from the coding sequence ATGTCCGCAACCCTCGCCGAGATCCAGATCGACCGCCATGACGGCGTTCTCGATCGACTGACGCAGAAGTCGATGGCGGCGGAAGGGGGCTGCCGGCTGTGGCTCGGGGCCCAGAGGGGGACCGGCTACGGGGCGATGAAGATCTCCGGCCGCGTCATGGCGGTCCACCAGGTCGCATACGTCCTGGCTCACGGCGCCATCCCCCGCGGCCGTGTCGTGCGGCACCTCTGCGGCTGCTCGCTCTGCATCAACCCCGATCACCTGGCCCTCGGCACCGACCGCGACAACGCGCTCGACGCCGTCGCCCACGGCACCGCGCCGGGCCTCCGCCGCGGCGGGCGGATCGACGTCCGCGTCCGCCAGGCCGTCCTCGTCCTGTCCGACGCCGAGTTCTCGACGCACGAGATCCACCGGCTGCTCGACGTCCGCCTCTCCACCGTCAAGGACATCGTCCGCGGGAGAAAGTCATGA
- a CDS encoding serine protease — protein sequence MVSMRSMSEGLFYSTVRIECDNGVGTGFRFDFAQEGDQAIPTIVTNKHVVDGATTGTFRFHCANISGLGAVEHGTVEINPFRSQWIDHPDPTVDLCVFCLAGLMSNLQARGLAMVQPPLGAGFLLTDEERNSLFGVEEVLMAGYPLGLADEVNNFPIIRRGVTASNILFDYQGRKEFAIDIACFPGSSGSPVVIMNEGSYRSKNGIAFGDRLRLIGVLYAAPMYKADGTIVVEAVPTSVSSAIQTEIPMNLAFVIKAERLLEFEPLLRRLASC from the coding sequence ATGGTCAGCATGCGTTCCATGTCAGAGGGTTTGTTCTATTCGACGGTCCGAATCGAATGCGACAACGGTGTCGGCACGGGCTTTCGCTTCGACTTTGCCCAGGAAGGCGATCAGGCGATCCCAACGATTGTCACGAACAAGCACGTGGTAGATGGAGCAACGACGGGAACGTTCCGCTTTCACTGCGCTAACATTTCGGGGCTAGGCGCAGTGGAGCATGGGACCGTTGAAATTAACCCGTTCCGCAGCCAATGGATCGATCACCCTGATCCTACCGTCGATCTGTGCGTATTCTGCTTGGCAGGGCTGATGAGCAATTTGCAGGCGCGAGGCTTGGCGATGGTTCAACCGCCTCTAGGAGCTGGTTTCCTTTTGACCGACGAGGAGAGAAACTCTCTCTTCGGTGTCGAAGAAGTCTTGATGGCTGGGTATCCACTAGGCTTGGCAGATGAGGTGAATAACTTCCCGATCATTCGTCGCGGAGTGACCGCTTCCAACATCCTGTTCGACTATCAAGGGCGGAAGGAATTTGCGATTGACATCGCATGTTTTCCAGGATCGAGTGGATCTCCAGTTGTCATCATGAACGAGGGTTCATATCGCTCAAAGAACGGGATCGCGTTTGGGGACCGACTTAGGCTAATAGGAGTCCTGTACGCGGCGCCCATGTACAAGGCGGATGGAACGATTGTCGTGGAGGCCGTCCCCACAAGCGTTTCATCGGCAATCCAGACAGAGATTCCCATGAACTTGGCGTTTGTGATTAAAGCGGAAAGACTGCTCGAGTTTGAACCTCTTCTACGAAGACTTGCGAGTTGCTGA
- a CDS encoding carbon storage regulator → MLVLSRHRDERVVITDTATGERLEVLCVEIRGDKVRLGFEASKRFAIHRGEIQELVDQGVPPRATPSPAARPAGGMP, encoded by the coding sequence GTGCTAGTCCTTTCCCGCCACCGAGACGAACGAGTCGTCATCACCGACACCGCCACCGGCGAGCGGCTCGAGGTCCTCTGCGTCGAGATTCGAGGGGACAAGGTCCGTCTCGGCTTCGAGGCGTCCAAGCGGTTCGCGATCCACCGCGGCGAGATCCAGGAGCTCGTCGACCAGGGCGTCCCGCCTCGAGCGACGCCCTCCCCGGCGGCACGTCCTGCGGGGGGGATGCCATGA
- a CDS encoding MFS transporter, with product MEDREPAPTRVRYGVLALVCGLSMITYLDRVCFGAAAPSMAADLGLTGVAELKWAFVAFSLSYGLFEIPAGWLGDRWGPRGTLIRIVSWWSVFTALTGLVGMKLGSWTLGGLTSLIALRFLFGAGEAGAYPNITRAIHNWFPVERWETAQGMVWMSGRLAGGITPFLWAILVAGTPTAQPLMHWRGAFFVFGAVGLVWCAAFAVLFRNRPEEHPSVNDEEARLIGRREENSEEGHAVPWRALATNRSLIALCLMYSLINYGWGFNITYLAGYLQERYAVPDNDLWGAIYKGAPLWVGAVGCVTGGIVVSAVSRRLGDRRLGRRVVCMGALLMCAACWWFAPSAPDMHWFCLLISLGAFGIDMTLGAAWASCQDIGRRHAAVAAACMNMIGTFGAAVAGWVTGTIVQWAVSEKAASLGVAVSELGTADRHAAQMQGFSTVFSTYAAVYVVAALCWLAIHPRDSAEQP from the coding sequence ATGGAAGACCGAGAGCCAGCTCCCACGCGAGTTCGCTACGGCGTGCTGGCGCTCGTCTGCGGCCTGTCGATGATCACGTATCTCGACCGGGTCTGCTTCGGCGCGGCGGCTCCGTCGATGGCCGCCGATCTGGGACTCACGGGGGTCGCGGAACTCAAGTGGGCCTTTGTCGCCTTCTCGCTCTCCTACGGCCTCTTCGAAATCCCCGCCGGCTGGCTCGGCGACCGCTGGGGGCCGCGGGGGACGCTGATCCGGATCGTGAGCTGGTGGTCGGTCTTCACCGCGCTGACGGGGCTCGTCGGCATGAAGCTGGGGTCGTGGACGCTGGGAGGACTGACGTCGCTCATCGCGCTGCGGTTCCTCTTTGGCGCGGGCGAGGCAGGGGCCTACCCCAACATTACGCGGGCCATCCACAACTGGTTTCCGGTCGAGCGGTGGGAAACGGCGCAGGGGATGGTCTGGATGTCAGGCCGCCTGGCGGGGGGGATCACTCCGTTCCTGTGGGCGATCCTCGTCGCGGGGACTCCCACGGCCCAGCCGCTCATGCACTGGCGGGGGGCGTTCTTCGTCTTCGGGGCGGTGGGGCTTGTCTGGTGCGCGGCGTTCGCGGTCCTGTTCCGCAATCGGCCCGAGGAGCACCCGTCCGTCAACGACGAGGAGGCCCGGCTCATCGGCCGCCGCGAAGAGAACAGCGAGGAAGGGCACGCCGTCCCCTGGCGGGCGCTGGCGACCAACCGCAGCCTGATCGCGCTGTGCCTCATGTACTCGCTGATCAACTATGGCTGGGGCTTCAACATCACCTACCTCGCGGGGTACCTCCAGGAGCGGTACGCCGTCCCCGACAACGACCTCTGGGGAGCGATCTACAAGGGAGCCCCGCTATGGGTCGGGGCGGTCGGCTGCGTCACCGGAGGCATCGTGGTCAGCGCCGTCTCGCGGCGACTCGGCGATCGGAGGCTCGGCCGACGGGTCGTCTGCATGGGGGCGCTCCTGATGTGCGCCGCCTGCTGGTGGTTCGCTCCCAGCGCCCCGGACATGCACTGGTTCTGCCTGCTGATTTCCCTCGGGGCCTTCGGGATCGACATGACCCTCGGCGCCGCCTGGGCCTCCTGCCAGGACATCGGCCGCCGCCACGCCGCCGTCGCCGCCGCCTGCATGAACATGATCGGAACGTTCGGGGCCGCAGTGGCCGGGTGGGTCACGGGGACGATCGTGCAGTGGGCCGTCTCGGAGAAAGCGGCGTCGCTCGGAGTCGCGGTGAGCGAACTCGGCACAGCCGACCGCCACGCCGCCCAGATGCAGGGGTTTTCGACCGTCTTCTCGACCTATGCGGCCGTCTATGTCGTCGCCGCCCTCTGCTGGCTGGCGATCCATCCCCGGGACTCGGCCGAACAGCCTTGA